A genomic segment from bacterium encodes:
- the hemG gene encoding protoporphyrinogen oxidase: protein MLNGLIIGGGISGLAVAHWLGLEKAPEGWELWEAEDRLGGTLRTDRIDGYSVDWGPNGFLDREPLTLQLVDEIGLREQLEPANERAEKRFIVKNGRLHPVPFSPLRILTTGLLSPYDKLRIFAEPFIPARRDDADESIYDFAARRIGAGAAQMFVDPMVSGVFGGVARELSLPSCFPVMREMEVQYGGLVKALIARMREKKRRERAEKKKTSGSPAGPGGRLTSFQGGLDVLVNRLGERLRPVVRLRHAVTGVSRDSEGWVVMDSQGEMTRAKRIIVTCPAYTAGQIFREYDRDLGIAFAAVPYAPIIVVATGHRREDIAHSLDGFGFLIPRNQRIRTLGSIWTSSIFAGRAPEGHVQFRTMLGGAGDQSVLDLMDDELWALIRRELGPIIGIKADPVFMRIYRWQRGIPQYVLGHRDRRARLEQFVARQPGLYFAGNSYYGVGLNDCVKMAHRVAEQIRSDSRQ, encoded by the coding sequence ATGTTGAATGGACTCATCATTGGCGGCGGGATCAGCGGGTTGGCGGTGGCCCACTGGCTCGGGCTGGAGAAGGCGCCCGAGGGGTGGGAACTGTGGGAGGCGGAGGACCGTCTCGGCGGCACCCTGCGCACCGACCGCATCGATGGTTACTCGGTCGATTGGGGACCGAATGGCTTCCTCGACCGCGAGCCGTTGACCCTGCAGCTGGTCGATGAGATCGGACTGCGCGAACAACTCGAACCCGCCAACGAGAGGGCGGAAAAGCGATTTATCGTCAAGAACGGCCGCCTGCACCCGGTGCCGTTTTCACCGTTGCGGATCCTGACCACCGGGTTGCTGTCACCCTACGACAAACTGCGCATCTTTGCCGAGCCGTTCATTCCGGCGCGTCGCGATGACGCCGACGAGTCGATTTACGATTTCGCCGCACGGCGCATCGGCGCCGGCGCGGCGCAGATGTTTGTCGACCCGATGGTCTCCGGCGTCTTCGGCGGCGTGGCGCGCGAACTGTCGCTGCCGTCCTGCTTTCCCGTCATGCGCGAGATGGAAGTCCAGTATGGCGGGCTGGTCAAGGCGCTCATCGCCAGGATGAGGGAGAAAAAGCGCCGCGAACGGGCCGAGAAGAAAAAGACGTCCGGCTCGCCGGCCGGGCCGGGGGGACGGCTCACCTCCTTCCAAGGCGGGCTTGATGTCCTGGTCAACCGTCTCGGCGAACGGCTCCGTCCGGTGGTGCGTCTGCGACACGCGGTGACCGGAGTCTCGCGCGACAGCGAAGGGTGGGTGGTGATGGATTCGCAGGGGGAGATGACCCGCGCCAAGCGGATCATCGTCACCTGTCCCGCCTACACCGCCGGGCAGATTTTCAGGGAGTATGACCGCGATCTGGGGATCGCCTTCGCGGCGGTGCCGTATGCGCCGATCATCGTCGTGGCCACCGGGCACCGGCGCGAGGATATCGCCCATTCGCTCGATGGCTTCGGCTTTCTCATTCCCCGCAACCAGCGCATCCGCACCCTGGGATCGATCTGGACCTCGTCGATCTTCGCCGGCCGCGCCCCCGAAGGGCATGTCCAGTTCCGCACCATGCTCGGCGGCGCCGGCGATCAGAGCGTCCTCGATCTGATGGACGATGAACTGTGGGCGCTCATCCGCCGCGAGCTGGGGCCGATCATCGGCATCAAGGCCGATCCGGTCTTCATGCGCATCTACCGCTGGCAGCGCGGCATCCCGCAGTATGTGCTTGGCCACCGCGACCGCCGGGCGCGTCTGGAGCAGTTCGTCGCCAGACAGCCGGGGCTGTATTTCGCCGGCAATTCCTACTATGGCGTCGGGC